The following proteins are co-located in the Saccharomycodes ludwigii strain NBRC 1722 chromosome V, whole genome shotgun sequence genome:
- the STR2 gene encoding cystathionine gamma-synthase (similar to Saccharomyces cerevisiae YJR130C | STR2 | Sulfur Transfer (paralog of YML082W | putative protein with carbon-sulfur lyase activity)), producing MSSNNISTIVGESIPPQTKHAVSVCLPTWKSNVGYEEHDPEVISRLTTGYPRFFIHKSIQKLCSVLIEKYAIDNEREKCLVFSSYNVAKRCREYIKVRSPKNKASKVRILQLSTCKPNNPEEEHYKQECKVSVVFVDQEDFPFLKEYWQHTGEGISSRVAEYVLKELFLAINKEAEKNKGHIQDETANTLNQQLDDDENFVEQRFGRSLDMSMGARAKLLIKRRIARKVVDVDDEGGTTASADNGRTITSGATGNINEFIIDTTSRSTNHGTDSRSQSNNINTSDFTHYNENGEEVEVFNITNSIEENTISDNVPRGNVEVQPSPYKIDSEKDVYLFPSGMAAIFTAHRLLLELDSLRVNRKYDDEQEQLPHSKVNRVIGYGAPYKKTVMFGFPYTDTLSILRKFNHTHFLPNDDAMERLQEILQSGEQILAVFCETPSNPLLKMGDLLKLHDLSLKYGFYIVVDDTIGGFVNLDVLPHADIVVSSLTKIFSGDSNVLAGSLILNPKSRLYDFAINSFFSNADGSSSYEDLLWCEDAICLERNSRDFIERALKVNVTTEWLITEVLLPYKGKLFRNIYYPTLTNKETKENYDAVKTIHGGYGEVFSLVFFEYERAILFFDNLKLCKGPSLGTNFTLSCPYAIIAHYAELEEVAKYGVDKSLVRVSVGLESPEYLRDLFQYAIDKAME from the coding sequence ATGTCGAGTAACAACATATCAACTATTGTCGGAGAAAGTATTCCACCCCAAACTAAACATGCGGTATCTGTATGTCTCCCTACTTGGAAAAGTAACGTAGGTTATGAAGAACATGATCCAGAAGTTATTAGTAGATTAACTACAGGATATCCAAGGTTTTTCATTCACAAGAGTATTCAAAAGTTATGCAGTgttttaattgaaaaatatgcTATTGACAATGAACGTGAAAAATGTTTAGTTTTTAGTAGTTACAATGTTGCCAAAAGATGCCGtgaatatataaaagtcAGATCGCCAAAAAACAAAGCCTCAAAAGTGAGAATTTTACAATTGAGCACTTGTAAACCAAATAATCCAGAAGAGGAGCACTATAAACAGGAATGTAAAGTTtctgttgtttttgttgatcAGGAAGATTTCccctttttaaaagaatacTGGCAACATACTGGAGAAGGAATAAGTAGCAGAGTGGCTGAGTACGtgttaaaagaattatttcTAGCCATAAATAAAGAGGCAGAAAAGAACAAAGGCCATATTCAAGACGAAACAGCCAATACTTTGAACCAGCAActtgatgatgatgaaaattttGTAGAGCAAAGATTTGGCAGAAGCTTAGATATGTCCATGGGTGCTCGTGCAAAATTGTTgattaaaagaagaattgCCAGAAAAGTTGTTGATGTGGACGATGAGGGAGGTACCACTGCTAGCGCTGATAACGGAAGGACTATTACTTCTGGAGCTACAGGGAATATAAATGAATTTATTATAGATACTACAAGTCGTTCTACAAACCATGGCACTGATTCAAGAAGTCAATCTAACAACATAAATACCTCTGATTTCACACattataatgaaaatggtgAAGAAGTTGAAGTGTTCAATATAACAAATTCTATTGAAGAAAACACCATTTCTGATAATGTGCCTAGAGGGAATGTTGAAGTACAACCTTCTCCTTATAAGATCGATTCGGAAAAggatgtttatttatttccaaGCGGCATGGCTGCTATATTTACTGCCCATAGATTGCTATTAGAATTAGATAGTTTACGTGTTAATAGAAAATATGACGACGAACAAGAACAATTACCACATAGTAAAGTAAATAGGGTGATTGGGTATGGTGCCCCGTATAAAAAAACCGTTATGTTTGGTTTCCCATACACAGACACATTATCTATATTAAGAAAGTTTAATCATACACATTTTTTACCTAATGACGATGCCATGGAAAGATTGCAAGAAATTTTGCAATCAGGTGAGCAAATATTGGCAGTTTTCTGTGAGACTCCGTCAAATCCGTTGTTGAAAATGGGggatttattgaaattgcATGATTTGTCGTTAAAATACGGGTTTTATATTGTCGTTGATGATACAATTGGTGGCTTTGTCAATTTGGATGTTTTGCCGCACGCGGACATTGTAGTTTCTTCATTGACTAAAATTTTTAGTGGTGATTCAAATGTTTTGGCAGGttctttgattttaaacCCTAAGAGCAGATTATACGATTTTGCAAtcaatagttttttttcaaatgcTGATGGCAGTAGTTCCTACGAGGACTTACTATGGTGCGAAGACGCAATTTGCTTGGAAAGAAACTCTAGGGATTTTATTGAAAGAGCTTTAAAAGTCAATGTAACTACCGAATGGTTAATTACTGAAGTATTGTTACCATACAAGGGCAAGCTATTTAGGAATATTTATTACCCAACATTAACCAATAAAGAAACCAAAGAAAACTATGATGCTGTTAAGACAATTCATGGGGGATATGGTGAAGTATTTtcattggtattttttgaatatgaAAGAGCAATTCTATTCTTTGataatttgaaattgtGTAAAGGTCCCTCTTTAGGCACGAATTTTACTTTAAGTTGTCCATATGCTATTATAGCACATTACGCTGAACTGGAAGAGGTGGCTAAATATGGTGTAGACAAAAGCTTAGTAAGAGTTAGTGTTGGGTTGGAATCGCCAGAGTATTTGAGAGATCTTTTTCAATACGCAATAGACAAGGCAATGGAGTGa
- the MNS1 gene encoding mannosyl-oligosaccharide 1,2-alpha-mannosidase (similar to Saccharomyces cerevisiae YJR131W | MNS1 | alpha-1 2-mannosidase), with protein MSSFEKNNNSMRSRKPSSKKKKTPSEKKPNVVDHKDTNGEREITNLPPSFTSKSAKKKIWSLSFVIIVLALKLFQWQKATVPYVSSSNARNAIELTFLESWSNYVEDAFGYDVYHPLSHTGQNMVNETKPLGWIVVDSIDTMMLMYNNSENNKQRFKSEIERCEKWIIECLDYDIDHNELNIFETTIRMLGGFLSAYYLSTQFNVGNSTLYLDRAIDLGSRLSTIYENGQRSIPYSSINLFTKQTFKSHADMGASSTAEFTTLQLEFKYLSVLIDDVELWENSERCYDVLYSVNNLLGSYYDGLAPIYVQPDSGRFQGNNIRLGSRGDSFYEYLLKQYLLSPKNSTKFYDLYRGSMEGVKRHLVGKSEPHKLTYIGERVNGIHHSSLSPKMDHLVCFMGGLLMMGATEGNNITWSKKQPWFDSVRWEDWKLGAQITKTCYHMYHDIPGTGLSPEIVVFNTGNGNNEQQQNDWWKSDSGDIYIKPLDKHNLQRPETVESIFFAYHLTKSNVFRKFGWEIYKNFKAHGMTSLNNVLTGEPKDNIESFWYAETLKYLYLLFVDEFDLTKVVFNTEAHIFPVLREQ; from the coding sequence ATGAGctcttttgaaaaaaataataacagtatgAGGAGTAGAAAACCCTcctctaaaaaaaaaaaaaccccaTCCGAAAAAAAACCCAATGTTGTTGATCACAAAGACACCAACGGTGAAAGGGAAATAACCAATTTACCGCCTAGTTTTACTTCCAAAagtgcaaaaaaaaaaatatggtcCCTTTCATTTGTAATCATTGTGCTTGCCTTGAAACTATTTCAATGGCAAAAAGCTACCGTTCCATATGTTTCATCTTCAAATGCTAGAAATGCAATTGAATTGACGTTCCTAGAGTCTTGGTCTAATTATGTGGAAGACGCTTTCGGTTATGATGTTTACCATCCTCTTTCACACACTGGTCAAAATATGGTTAATGAAACTAAACCCTTGGGTTGGATTGTTGTTGATTCTATAGACACAATGATGTTAATGTACAATAACAGtgaaaacaataaacaGAGGTTCAAATCAGAAATTGAACGGTGTGAGAAATGGATTATTGAGTGTTTAGATTATGACATTGATCATAACGAATTGAACATTTTTGAAACTACTATTAGAATGTTGGGTGGATTTTTAAGTGCATATTATCTCTCAACGCAATTCAATGTGGGCAATTCAACTTTGTACTTGGACAGAGCAATTGATTTAGGTAGTAGACTAAGCACCATTTACGAAAATGGGCAGCGTTCCATACCCTACAGTTCAATTAATCTATTTACCAAACAAACATTTAAAAGCCATGCAGATATGGGAGCTTCCTCCACTGCGGAATTTACTACATTACAATTAGAGTTCAAATACTTGAGTGTTTTAATTGATGATGTGGAATTATGGGAAAATAGTGAACGTTGTTATGATGTTTTATATTCTGTGAATAACTTATTAGGATCTTATTATGATGGGCTGGCACCAATATACGTTCAACCAGATAGTGGTAGGTTTCAAGGTAACAACATAAGATTGGGATCTCGTGGTGATTCCTTTTAcgaatatttattaaaacaatacTTACTTTCACCAAAAAATTCTACTAAATTTTATGATTTGTACAGAGGGAGCATGGAGGGTGTTAAGAGGCATTTGGTTGGTAAAAGTGAACCACACAAGCTCACTTACATTGGAGAAAGGGTAAATGGAATACACCACAGTAGTTTGAGTCCCAAAATGGACCATCTAGTTTGCTTTATGGGGGGATTGTTGATGATGGGTGCCACCGAGGGCAATAATATCACCTGGAGTAAAAAACAGCCCTGGTTTGATAGCGTTCGATGGGAAGATTGGAAATTAGGCGCACAGATAACTAAAACTTGTTACCATATGTACCATGATATACCTGGAACAGGATTATCCCCAGAAATTGTTGTATTCAACACAGGCAATGGAAACAACGAACAGCAACAAAATGATTGGTGGAAGTCTGATAGTGGTgacatttatattaaacCACTGGATAAACATAACTTGCAAAGGCCTGAAACGGTCGAAAGCATCTTTTTTGCGTATCATTTAACTAAGTCTAATGTGTTCAGAAAATTTGGATGggaaatatacaaaaatttcaaaGCTCATGGTATGACTAGTTTGAATAACGTGTTAACAGGTGAACCTAAAGATAATATAGAAAGTTTTTGGTATGCGGAAACTTTAAAATACTTgtatttgttatttgtcGATGAATTTGATTTAACTAAGGTCGTTTTCAACACAGAGGCACATATTTTCCCCGTGTTAAGGGAACAATAG
- the CTF8 gene encoding Ctf8p (similar to Saccharomyces cerevisiae YHR191C | CTF8 | Chromosome Transmission Fidelity) produces the protein MPSTEVKIQDNILEHPQLGCILIEIQGDLEIDLHQFKEDPDRTMQFGKLEILDDNHVVLFIGKKQRLLGHISKLDPPVALLKFSNSTEAINNSINNNKQSNVEILRIIKNKMVFRDRPLPIM, from the coding sequence ATGCCTAGTACTGAAGTTAAGATTCAAGATAATATCCTAGAACATCCACAATTAGGATGCATACTCATTGAAATACAGGGCGATTTAGAAATAGATCTGCATCAATTTAAAGAGGATCCAGATCGAACCATGCAATTTGGTaaattagaaatattaGATGATAACCatgttgttttatttataggaaaaaaacaaagattACTTGGTCATATATCGAAATTAGATCCACCAGTAGcattattgaaattttcaaattctaCTGAGGCCATTAACAACAGcattaacaacaataaacaAAGTAATGTTGAAATACTAAGaatcataaaaaataaaatggtaTTTAGAGATAGACCATTGCCCATCATGTAA
- the LNP1 gene encoding Lnp1p (similar to Saccharomyces cerevisiae YHR192W | LNP1 | LuNaPark family member): MGLFFPSNSKKKKKNTNLEKYSLEFEDITNKIEYYTERINKSKANYNFRTFLKLLFTLVVCNIILGFILKYYVSYHYYYYQSFHGYIKLFTIVSDLLILYLYRKSHYHRINKWTKKIIRLRKLHQDKIEDLKNSTSFNSVGALINRYSAGQNGDEDEAKLLDKEVLAKKKQLQELKEELDVLRKQGGGANIASSNKWFDKALSLLSGEENCITDNNSGNMEIVICPICKANSGMFKWKFTTINFICPNCKSESVIKSSLKRLSDGLEDSSNNKDIGTVSNESDTKIKKE, encoded by the coding sequence ATGgggcttttttttccatctaatagcaaaaagaaaaagaaaaataccaaCTTAGAGAAATACTCTTTGGAATTCGAAGatattactaataaaatagaatattATACTGAAAGGattaataaatctaaagCGAATTATAATTTCCGAACATttctaaaacttttatttacatTAGTTGTTTGCAACATAATCCTAGGCTTTATATTAAAGTATTATGTCTCttatcactattattattatcaatctTTTCATGGATATATAAAGCTATTTACAATCGTATCAGATCTTTTGATTCTATACCTTTATAGAAAATCACATTATCATAGAATAAACAAatggacaaaaaaaattataagaCTCAGAAAATTGCATCAAGACAAAATTGAGGATTTAAAAAACTCCACTTCTTTTAATAGTGTTGGTGCACTTATTAATAGATATTCAGCGGGGCAAAATGGCGACGAAGATGAGGCCAAATTATTGGACAAAGAAGTCcttgctaaaaaaaaacagttgCAAGAATTGAAAGAAGAACTGGACGTGTTACGGAAACAGGGTGGCGGTGCCAATATTGCTAGCAGCAATAAATGGTTTGATAAAGCTTTAAGCCTTTTATCTGGCGAAGAAAATTGTATTACTGACAATAATAGTGGCAATATGGAAATTGTCATATGCCCCATCTGTAAAGCTAACAGTGGAATGTTCAAATGGAAATTCACcacaattaattttatttgtccCAACTGTAAAAGTGAGAGCGTTATAAAATCGTCATTGAAACGATTGAGTGATGGGTTGGAGGatagtagtaataacaagGATATAGGAACTGTTAGTAATGAAAGTGAtacaaagataaaaaaagaataa
- the EGD2 gene encoding Egd2p (similar to Saccharomyces cerevisiae YHR193C | EGD2 | Enhancer of Gal4 DNA binding) yields MSTSTTTVFNKNEKKARELISKLNLKQVPGVTRVTFRKKDNQIFSIDKPDVYRSPAGNYVVFGECKLDNFQQRLAQAQSLAQEKPASEEISKDPASIQADLAAAANEADNKVHKEVKEEDLIDESELDPESIDLVVQQTKCTKEEAILGLRRNKGDLVNTILALSK; encoded by the coding sequence ATGTCCACTTCTACCACCACTGTCTTCAacaaaaacgaaaaaaaagctaGAGAATTGATCTCTAAATTGAACTTGAAACAAGTCCCAGGTGTTACCAGAGTTACCTTcagaaaaaaggataaccaaatattttctattgATAAGCCAGATGTATACAGATCTCCCGCTGGTAATtatgttgtttttggtGAATGTAAGTTGGACAACTTCCAACAAAGATTGGCTCAAGCTCAATCTTTAGCTCAAGAAAAACCAGCCAGTGAAGAAATCTCCAAAGACCCAGCCTCTATCCAAGCTGACTTAGCTGCTGCTGCCAATGAAGCTGACAATAAAGTCCATAAAGAGGtcaaagaagaagatttaATTGATGAATCTGAATTAGACCCTGAAAGTATTGATTTAGTTGTTCAACAAACAAAGTGTACCAAGGAAGAGGCTATTTTAGGTTTGAGAAGAAACAAGGGTGATTTGGTTAATACTATTTTAGCTTTGAGCAAgtag
- the MDM31 gene encoding Mdm31p (similar to Saccharomyces cerevisiae YHR194W | MDM31 | Mitochondrial Distribution and Morphology) produces MLLCTIKRNLLRPTSIFNKSIPLLYKNRNNNYIINNSHRITTTINSISSITYIQNSKNNIHFLKHIPNYTIFPISRRHYSTKNANDTTTTSNTHHERQDELLKDYYLSRTTSLLSKIKINLKWFLKKSMKPFNSDDISAFISWVVVSNVLIILLWTTGFVSLILYLMNTVLAQEYVALKVGETITENNPNLQVIFENAIVPDWKGGKITFNNVFVSKRPQVNNAGAGVTGKKIKNTFSKGSQREAAERAKLALSEKQLLINENSFDKGNYAQYDLTIDQVNVSLNFSKWFSGKGIIDELEINGVRGVVDRTHVIWKEHDDPRNYLNVHKPGDFELDKFVMNDVLFTLYQPNGFRPFKVSIFNCELPRLRKHWFFYDLLNATAISGTYDNSLFTIHKKFTPDSGKKQHNYIYVDDPITIVTTMRVDNLNIDHLNAGIKGPFGWITRGQVDMVGNIRVVPISATGKIPVIVNPKEFLENLLLSSDYDHMKNNKMIIDFYLKLHNVEAQVPLLTSELSYINNALIRPIVGYINSRKATYIPINCRIVKNLDDFAGSWTIYDSLLMDNLSEKVYDSFAAYVVDDERRSLRVKRIGFWSLQLMLQLILMSLGALA; encoded by the coding sequence atgcTACTTTGTACAATAAAGAGAAATCTTTTAAGACCAACATCCATATTTAACAAAAGCATTCCTCTTCTTTACAagaatagaaataataattatattattaataattctcATCGGATAACTACTACTATAAATTCCATTTCTTCAATAACTTATATCCAAAACAGCAAGAATAATATCCATTTTCTAAAACATATCCCTAATTATACTATATTTCCCATAAGTCGGCGTCATTATTCAACTAAAAATGCTAATGATACCACAACAACCAGTAATACGCACCATGAGAGACAGGATGAACTTCTAAAAGACTACTATTTGTCTCGTACTACTTCACTTTTAagcaaaattaaaattaatttaaaatggtttttgaaaaaatccATGAAGCCCTTTAATTCAGATGATATAAGCGCATTTATATCGTGGGTTGTGGTAAGTAACGTATTGATAATCTTATTATGGACTACAGGCTTTGTTTCTCTCATCTTATATCTAATGAATACGGTATTAGCCCAAGAATATGTAGCCCTAAAAGTTGGAGAAACTATAACAGAGAATAATCCAAATTTACAAGtgatttttgaaaatgcCATTGTACCTGATTGGAAAGGCGGTAAAATTACCTTTAATAATGTGTTTGTATCAAAGCGACCACAAGTCAATAATGCTGGCGCTGGTGTCACAGGAAAAAAGATCAAAAACACATTCAGTAAAGGGTCTCAAAGGGAAGCTGCAGAGAGGGCTAAATTAGCATTAAGTGAAAAGCAATTGctaattaatgaaaattcATTTGATAAGGGCAATTACGCCCAATATGATTTAACCATTGATCAAGTTAACGTGAGCTTAAATTTTAGTAAATGGTTTAGTGGCAAGGGAATTATTGATGAATTAGAGATAAACGGTGTAAGAGGTGTTGTTGATAGGACCCACGTTATTTGGAAGGAACATGATGATCCAAGAAATTACTTAAACGTTCATAAGCCTGGCGATTTTGAACTTGACAAATTTGTTATGAATGACGTTTTGTTTACTTTATACCAACCCAATGGGTTTAGGCCATTTAAAGttagtatttttaattgtgaATTGCCTAGGTTACGGAAACACTGGTTTTTTTACGATTTATTGAATGCCACTGCCATCAGTGGCACTTATGATAACTCATTATTTACCATCCACAAAAAATTCACACCCGATAGTGGTAAGAAACAACACaactatatatatgtagATGACCCGATTACTATTGTAACCACTATGAGGGtagataatttaaatatagaTCATTTAAATGCTGGTATCAAGGGGCCCTTTGGTTGGATAACAAGAGGACAAGTAGACATGGTGGGGAATATTAGAGTTGTCCCTATTAGTGCCACGGGGAAAATACCTGTGATTGTTAATCCAAAGGAATTTCTAGAAAATTTGCTCTTATCGAGTGACTATGATCacatgaaaaataataaaatgattatagatttttatttaaaattgcaTAATGTCGAAGCACAAGTACCATTATTAACTTCGGAATTGAGCTATATAAACAATGCATTAATTAGGCCAATTGTTGGTTATATAAATTCAAGAAAAGCCACGTATATTCCGATCAATTGTAGGATAGTGAAAAATTTGGATGATTTTGCTGGATCTTGGACAATTTACGATTCCTTATTGATGGACAATTTAAGTGAAAAAGTTTATGATTCCTTTGCTGCTTATGttgttgatgatgaaagAAGATCTTTAAGGGTGAAAAGAATTGGGTTTTGGTCGTTGCAATTGATGTTGCAGTTAATTTTGATGAGCTTAGGTGCATTGGCATGA